The sequence below is a genomic window from Phycisphaerales bacterium AB-hyl4.
AGCTTGTCGGTTGGGGATCGTCTTCATCGGTCCACCTCCATTCCGGTCGTGGCGAACCATCGCCCCTTGTGGTAGACCTCAAGCATTCCGCCCCACATCGCGCGGGATTTTGTGCCGGTCGTGGTCAATGCCAACGCGCCTTTAACCCACACCTTTACGCCAGTCTGAGAAGGTGATATTTCCGCGTATCCATCCAATGAGTTGATAAGCGCCATGGCGTCAGGGTGAATCACATCACCACTGACACAATCGTCTAGGTCAAAACCGACGAACGGGTCATCATCACTGAAGACGTAGCCCATGCCGGTGAACTGGTCGTCGTCGCCTTGCTTGTCTAGGAACTGCTGCAACGCCTGGTCGAACGTGCCCCACGTCGACGGGTCGTTCACCTTGGCACGGCCGCGTCGGGTTGGTGAGTAGGGAATCTTGGTTCCGCGTTCGCTTCGCCACGTCACCCACTGCGGACGATTGACAAGCTCGTCGGGCAAGTTGATGAGGCGCTCGGGCAGGGCATCGGTGGGGGTGATCGGCTCGCGGCATGTTTCGGCCGACAACTGGTTTTGCGGCAATGACTTAGTGGTGATCGCCGACGGTGATTCTGAGGGTAATTCATTGACAGGCAATGGGTTGGTGGTGGTGACCGGCGTCATGCTCCCCCCCCTTCCACGTCCGTCAGCGACGGCACGGGCGACGGCCACCCGCGTGCATCCGTCCAGCGTTCGACCTCATCACGCCATCGCTTCATCTGCTCCGGCGTCGCGCCCGCGTTGATGTGTCGTCGCGTTTCGTCAATGCCGGTGAGCACACCCGCGCGGTATCCGATCTGTCGGCGGTCGGTGTCGCCTTCCATCACCGGCCCCCTTTCAGCAGGGATTCGGCGACGAACACGGGCCGGCCGTTCGGCGAGCGCCAGTAGGTGAACTTGCGCGGCCCATCGCTCAGGGTCAGGCGGTTTTCGTTGGTCATCACATTGAAGTAATGGCCGTCGTGTGCGCCGCCTTGAATTTCGATCTGCTCCCAGCCCTCGGGCGGGGTCTTGTCTTTCTCTGTGTTTCGTGTGATCATGTGTTTGCTCTTTCGATTCGCCCCGTCTGACCACGGGGCTTTTTTTATGTTCAGACGTACTGCGGCACTGCCCGCTGTCGACGTCGGCGCGGAGTAGTGCGTTGGGTTGCGTTCGTGGTGAGACTGGATCGACGGCGCTCGAAGCGTTCGATGGCTTCGCTCGATATGCGCCATCGGGGGCGACCGATGCCGGGGCGGGTGGAAACGTCGATGGCCTCAAGCTGTCCGTCGCCAATCCACGCCAAAACCTTGGAGACATTGCAGCCGAGCAACTTGGCGTAGGCCGGCGGCGATAGATAGCGGGCGGTGGTCATCTCGCCACCTCCTGCTCCGCTGCCCGCTGGAGTAGCGCGCGCTCGACGGCCACACCGTTGAAACGGATTCGCCGTCCAATCTTGATGTGCGGTATCCGCCCGTCCCGCGCCTCGTCACGCAGCCACTTGGCGGGGATGCCAAGGTCTCGGGCCACCTCTTTTGCGGTCTGTAGCGACTGCCTTTCCATGTGTGCTATTGGAAAGGCAGTCGCGGGGCGGGTCTGGTCTATTTCGCGGGATTATCGGGGGATTCTGGTGGGACCAGCGAATAATGCGTGCCGTCTTTAGCAATCATGGTCCCTAGTGCTGGGTGCGTGACCTTCTTCCCGTTGACGGTGTTGCGGAAGGTCTTAGATATGCGAAACTCATCGCCCCCATCGACTTTTG
It includes:
- a CDS encoding helix-turn-helix domain-containing protein — encoded protein: MERQSLQTAKEVARDLGIPAKWLRDEARDGRIPHIKIGRRIRFNGVAVERALLQRAAEQEVAR
- a CDS encoding helix-turn-helix domain-containing protein, encoding MTTARYLSPPAYAKLLGCNVSKVLAWIGDGQLEAIDVSTRPGIGRPRWRISSEAIERFERRRSSLTTNATQRTTPRRRRQRAVPQYV